One genomic region from Equus caballus isolate H_3958 breed thoroughbred chromosome 4, TB-T2T, whole genome shotgun sequence encodes:
- the TAS2R38 gene encoding LOW QUALITY PROTEIN: taste receptor type 2 member 38 (The sequence of the model RefSeq protein was modified relative to this genomic sequence to represent the inferred CDS: inserted 2 bases in 2 codons; deleted 2 bases in 1 codon; substituted 3 bases at 3 genomic stop codons) — protein sequence MLTLPSIIIVSYKVKNAFLLLSVLEFAPGILANAFIFLVNFWXRKQPLSNCDLILLCLNLSWLFLHGXLFLGAIQLTHFQQMEDPLSLSYQTIIMLXMITNQAGIWLATCLSLLYCSKIVHFSHTFLLCLASCISREIPKMLLGAILFSCVCTVLCLRDFFSTSHSTVSTMLFMNNNSQLNLQIAKLNFFHSFLFHSLGSIPPFLFFSVSSGMLIIFLGRHMRTTRAKTREPCHPSLEAQIKALKSLISFLCLYVVSFCAVLISIPLLMLXHSKIVVMVSAWIMAVCPSGHAAILISGNVKLRGAVETIPLXAQSSLKGRADYKADPRTPDLC from the exons ATGTTGACTCTGCCTTCCATCATAATTGTGTCCTACAAAGTCAAGAATGCATTTCTATTACTTTCAGTCCTGGAGTTTGCTCCGGGAATCCTGGCCAATGCCtttattttcttggtgaattttt tgaggaagcagCCACTAAGCAACTGTGATCTTATCCTGCTATGTCTCAACCTCTCTTGGCTTTTCCTGCATG CTCTGTTTCTGGGTGCCATACAGCTTACCCATTTCCAGCAGATGGAAGACCCACTGAGCCTCAGCTACCAAACTATCATCATGCTCTGAATGATCACAAATCAAGCTGGCATCTGGCTTGCCACTTGCCTCAGTCTCCTCTACTGCTCCAAGATTGTCCATTTCTCTCACACCTTCCTGCTCTGCTTGGCAAGCTGCATCTCCAGGGAGATCCCCAAGATGCTCCTGGGTGCTATTCTTTTCTCCTGTGTCTGCACTGTCCTCTGTTTGCGGGACTTTTTCAGTACATCTCACTCCACAGTCTCAACTATGCTATTCATGAATAACAATTCACAACTCAATTTGCAAATTGCAaaactcaatttctttcattccttcctcttccacagcctggggtccATCccacctttcttatttttttctgtttcttctggtaTGTTAATTATCTTCCTGGGGAGGCACATGAGGACAACGAGGGCCAAAACTAGAGAGCCTTGCCATCCCAGCCTGGAGGCCCAGATCAAAGCACTCAAA TCTCtcatctcctttctctgcctctatgtGGTGTCGTTCTGCGCTGTCCTCATCTCAATACCTCTACTGATGCTGTGACATAGCAAGATTGTTGTAATGGTCTCTGCATGGATAATGGCAGTTTGTCCCTCGGGACATGCAGCCATCCTGATCTCAGGCAATGTTAAGCTGAGGGGAGCTGTGGAGACCATTCCACTCTAGGCTCAGAGCAGCCTAAAGGGAAGGGCAGACTACAAGGCAGATCCCAGGACACCAGATCTATGTTGA